DNA sequence from the Vicinamibacterales bacterium genome:
TAGGATGTGCGTCTATGGGTGGCAACAGTGGTTGATGCTGATCGTCTCCAACTTCGAGCGAAGGAGGGAGATGCCAAATCCCAGACCAGTCTCGGCGACTGTTACCTATGGGGCCTCGGTGTAACGCAGGACCTGCCGGAGGCGGTACGTTGGTATCGGAAATTGGCCGCGCAGGGCCACGCTGAGGGCCAAGGTATGCTCGGCTGGTGTTACCAATGGGGCCTCGGTGTAACGAAGGACCTATCGGAAGCGGTGCGCTTGTATCAGTTGGCGGCCGAGCAAGGCCTGGCTCAGGCGCAGTACAGCCTCGGACGCATGTACGGAAACGGCGAAGGCGTATCGCTCATCGCGCACCTCCGCCCACGAAATTTACGATCTCGATCTGATCCCCTTCGTTGACCATCGTTGAATCGAATGCTGCACGTTTCAGCACGGTAAAGTTGTGCTCGACTGCCACGCGCCGAGCGTCAATCTTGAGGTAGTCAAGTAGTTGCGTCACCTGCATGGGTGCGTCAAGTTCGAAAACATCACCGTTAAGTGTGATAGTCAACCGCCTCAGCCTACTCTTCGTCACAGTATGAAGTCAAGGCTAACCTATTGGTATGAATGAGTTTAGCGTCCACGCGTGGCTCCGACCGAACGAAATATTCGCGTATTCGCTCTCGGCGGTTAACTTGAGTCCGTGTTCGGTGCTATTCGGTGCACCTCCGTCCGAGTGGTATCGAAACCTCAGTCTCACAGAGGCGGTTCGATTTGCTGATCTACGACTTGACGTCGCGCATCGATCTTCCGCGGCCAGGTGAGTACGAACGCGCGAACTCG
Encoded proteins:
- a CDS encoding tetratricopeptide repeat protein; amino-acid sequence: MRLWVATVVDADRLQLRAKEGDAKSQTSLGDCYLWGLGVTQDLPEAVRWYRKLAAQGHAEGQGMLGWCYQWGLGVTKDLSEAVRLYQLAAEQGLAQAQYSLGRMYGNGEGVSLIAHLRPRNLRSRSDPLR
- the thiS gene encoding sulfur carrier protein ThiS; this encodes MTKSRLRRLTITLNGDVFELDAPMQVTQLLDYLKIDARRVAVEHNFTVLKRAAFDSTMVNEGDQIEIVNFVGGGAR